In Deltaproteobacteria bacterium, the sequence CGGCGATCGCGAGGTCAACGGCAAGAGCATCCTCGGCGTGCTGATGCTGGCCGCGGCCAAGGGCACCACCGTGACCCTGCGCTGCACCGGTGCCCAGGCCGATGCCGCATACGAGGCGCTGTCCGCACTGGTGGTCGAGGGCTTTGGTGAGACGTGAGCGACTCCGACAAGGACGGCGCGCGGCCGCGGCGTAGCTCCGAGGGCAGCCGGCCGATCGCCAACGCCGCGCTCGAGCAGCGCAGGGAGCTGTCGGGCACCGCAGCCAGCCCGGGGGTCGGCATCGGTCACGCGTACGTCATCGATCGTCGACACTTCCACGTGCCCCGCCGCGCGATCGCTGGCGGCGAGGCCGACGGCGAGGTCGCTCGTTTCGCGCTCGGCATCGGGCGTACCCACGCGCAGCTCGAGGCCATCAAGAATCGACTACCCCACGGCGAGCACCGGGCGATCCTCGAAGCGCAGCAGCTGATGGTGCAGGACCCCGACCTGCGCCAGCGCGTCGAGGCGCTGATCCGCGACGAGAACATCAGCGCCGAGTGGGCGGTCGACCGCGTCGCCGGCGAGATCCGCGAGACGCTCGAGCGTGCCGACGACGAGTACTTCGCGGAGCGCAGCAGCGACATCGGCTTCCTCGCCGAGCGCGTGCTGCTGCACATGAGCGATCAGGGGGACGGCGAGCTGCAGCCACCGCCGGGCAGCGTCGTCATCGCCCACGATCTCAGCCCGGCCGACACCGCGGAGCTGGCGCGCGCGCAGGTGGTGGGCATCGTCACCGGCGTCGGCGGGCAGACCTCGCACAGCGCGATCATGGCGCGCTCGCTCGAGATTCCCGCGGTGGTCGGCGTCGAGGACATCCTCGCGCACGTCCAGAGCGGCGACACCGTGGTGGTCGACGCGATCGACGGGCGCATCCTCGTGCGCCCGACCGCCGCGGAGCTCGAGAGCTGGCAGCACGTGCGCGCCCGCTACGACGTCTTCGAGGAGCGGGTGCAGCGGGAGCACGGGCTGCCGGCGATCGCCAAGGACGGCACGCATATCGTGTTGCGCGCCAACGTGGCGCTCGAGGCCGAGATCGCATCGTCGCTCTTCCACGGCGCCGAGGGCGTTGGGCTGTACCGCACCGAGTTCATCTACATGGACCGCGAGGTGCCGCCGACCGAGGACGAGCACTACCGCCACGCCAAGCAGGTGCTGCGCAGGGTCGCGCCCCATCCGGCGGTGTTCCGCACCTTCGACCTCGGCTCCGACAAGCCGACCGATCTCGTGCGCTACGGCGAACGCGAGCACAACCCCGCGATGGGCCTGCGCTCGCTGCGACTCGCGCTGCGCGAGCGCAACATGTTCATCACCCAGGTGCGTGGGCTCTTGCGGGCGGCGGTCCACGGTCCGCTGCGGATCATGCTGCCGCTGGTCAGCGGCGTCGGTGAGCTGCGGGCGGCACTGGCGGCCATCGCCGAGGCGCGCTCGCAGCTCGAGTCGGAGCGCATCGCCCACGCGCAGTCGGTGCCCATCGGCATCATGGTCGAGATGCCATCGGCGGCGCTCGTGGCCGACGTGCTCGCGCGCCACGTCGACTTCATGAGCATCGGCACCAACGATCTGATCCAGTACACCCTGGCGATCGACCGCACCAACGACGAGGTGTCGTATCTCTATCGTCCGCTGCACCCCGCGATCCTGCGGCTCATCCACAAGGTCAGCGCTGCCGGCAAGGCCGCCGGCATCAACGTCAGCCTGTGCGGCGAGATGGCTGCGGACCCGCGCTACACCTGGGTGCTGGTCGGGCTGGGCGTGCGCGAGCTGTCGATGCACCCCTCGGCGATTCCCGTGATCAAGAACATCATCCGCGGCTCGACGCTGTCCGACATGGAGGCGCTGGCGCGCGAGGTGCTCGAGGTCGAGGACGCCGAGGACGCCGAGGTGCGCGTGCTCGAGATCATGGAGCGGCGCTTCCCCGAGCACCTCCAGCACGGCGGCGGACAGCGGTTCGTCAACGAGGGGCGACCGCGTCGCGCCGCCGAAGCGCAGGAGGACGGCGGGTGAGCGGGGCCGTCGGCGCACGCGATCGCTCGCGGTTGCTGACGGTCGCGGGCGGGCAGGGGCTGCGGCTGTTCGTCTCGGACACCGGCCCCGCCGACGACCCGTTGCCGCGGCTGTGGCTGCACGAGCTGCTGCTGTGCGGGCACGAGTTCGGTGCCGTGGTCGAGCTCGCCGACGAGCGCCGCCGCGAGCTCGTGCTCGATCTGCCGGGTGCGGGCGAGAGCGATCGTCCGCCGCCGGCCGACGTCCGCGACTACGAGCTGTCGTGGCTGGCGCTGGTGGTCGCGTCGGCACTCGACGCGATGGCGGTGCCGCGGGTCGAGCTGGTCGGGCACGGTGTCGGTGCCCTGGTCGGCATGGCGCTGGCAGTGCTGCGCCCCGACGCGGTCGTGCGGCTGGTCGCGATCACGCCGCCGTTCGGCGAGCTCGCGCTGGCCCACGAGCGCCGACTCGCGGCGTTGCCCGGCATCGGCGAGGTCGCGTTCGTGCGCGGCTACCGAGCGGCGGATCTGCGCCGCACCCTCACGAGCTGGCGCAGTGGCGCTGCCACGCTCGACGAGCTGGCCGCGTCGGTCTACTGGGATCGGCTCGGTCGCGACGGCGGCCTCGCGGCCGCGCGGGCGATGCTGCTGCAGCTATCGCGCGTGCCGGCGCTCGCGGGGGCCTTTGCAGCTGTGCCGACGCCCACGCTGCTGGTCGGCGCGCAGCACGACGTCGCGCTCGTGCCAGGCGATCCGACGCGCTGGCACGAGGCGCTGCCGCGGGCCCAGCGGTGCGAGCTCGCCTGCGGCCACGCGGTGCCCGAGCAGTGCCCGCGCGAGCTGTTGGCGGCGATCGATGCCTTCGCCGGAAGCACGGCGGAGGCGCGGTGAGGCGCGGCCGCCTGCGGTCGCGCCCGGCCACGGCGCTGGCGCTGTTGGTGCTGTGGGTCCTGCTGGCGTGGCCGGGCTCGGCGCGCGCCGGCAACCCCGACCTGCGCTGGCGAACCATCGAGACCGAGCACTTCTTCGTGCACTACTACGCCGGCCAGGAAGAGGCCGCCGATCGCGTGGCGATGGTGGCCGAGAAGGCCTACGGCGAGCTCTCCCTGGGGTGGTCGCACGACGTCTTCCTCAAGATCCACGTCACCTTGGTGGACGATCAGGACACCGCCAACGGCAGCGCCAACGTGGTGCCGTATCCCCGCATCAACGCGTTCACCACTGCGCCCGAGGCCCAGTCGCCGCTCGAGGCCTACGACGACTGGCTCGACATCCTCATCACCCACGAGCTCACCCACGTGGTGCACCTCGACACCGTGCACGGGCTCTCGCGGCTGGCGAACGCGCTGCTCGGCTTCGGCGTGCTGGGCAAGATCACCTCGCCCAACGTCGTGCAGCCGCGGTGGATGGTCGAGGGCGTGGCGGTGGTCGAGGAGTCGCGGCTGTCGAGTCAGGGGCGCCGTCGCTCGGCGCACTTCGACGCGTTCATGCGCATGGCGGTGCTCGAGCGGCAGTTCCAGGCGCTCGATCAGGTCTCCAGCGTCGCGCGCATCTTCCCGCACGGCAACAGCGTGTACCTCTACGGCTCGCACTTCATGGGCTACATCGCGGCGCACTACGGCCACGACAAGCTCGGCGAGCTCAGCCACATGTACGCGCGGCAGGTGGTGCCGTTCGGCATCAACCGCGCGGTGATGAAGGTGCTCGGGGTCGACTTCCAGACCCTGTGGCAGGAGTTCAAGCAGGACACCACCGAGCGCTTCGAGGCCGAGGCCCGGCGCATCCGCCATCGCGGCCTGCGGCAGGGCCGACGATTGACGTTCTCGGGTGAGGCGACCCGCTACCCCGTGTGGTCACCCGACGACGACTGGATCTACTTCTACAAGGCCGACGGCCACCGCGAGGAGGGCCTCAAGCGCATTGCGTCCACCGGCGGTCGCATCCGTGACGGCGTCGGCATCGGGCGGCAGGGCGTCGATCTCGATGTCGAGCATGTGCTCGACATCGAGAGCACCGGCGAGTCGTCGTTCGTCGGTCACACCGGCGACATCATCTTCGAGCAGACCGCGGCGTTCGAGTTCCGCTACCGCTGGAGCGACCTCTACCGCTACAACGGCGGCGACCCCAAGGACGCCGAGCAGCTGACCTTCGGGCTGCGGGCCTCCGAGCCGCACGTGTCCGCCGACGGCCGCACGGTGGTGTTCCGCCGCAACGATGTCGCGCAGAGCCGTCTGGGCTTCCTCGACCTGGCCTCGGGCGACGTCACCGAGCTGCCGGCGGTGTCGAAGATCTCGCAGGTGTTCACCCCGCGCTTCTCCCCTGACGGCCGCACGGTCGCGTACTCGGGCTGGCGCGAGGGCGGCTACCGCGACATCTATCTCTACGATCGCGACCGCGACGAGACCACGCGCATCACCGCCGACCGCCACATGGACCTGTCGCCGACGTGGTCGCCCGACGGGCGCTACGTGGTGTTCTCCAGCGATCGCGACGCAGTGTTCAACCTCTACGCCTACGAGGTCGCGAGCGGCGAGCTGTTCCAGGTCAGCAACGTGCTCGGCGCGGCGTTCGAGCCCTCGATCAGCAACGACGGCAGCAAGGTCGCGTACGTCGGCTACTCGACCTACGGCTACGACCTGTGGCTGATGCCGTTCGACCGCGCGAAGTGGCTGCCGGTGCCGCCTTCGACCTCGTGGCTCCCGCCCGCCGACGATCCCAAGACGCCGTTGCCGGGCGCGGGCGGCCGACCGCCGTCGGCGAGCAGCAAGCGCTACAGCCCCATCAAGACCATGTACCCCCGCGTGCTGGCGCTCGGGGCCCTCGACGTCATCACCGGCTCCCAGGGCTCGGCGCTGGGTTTCGGCACCACGGTGGCGGACGCCGCG encodes:
- a CDS encoding HPr family phosphocarrier protein, coding for MSEKRGVLTIVNTLGLHARAASKFVGLASKFDAEVWIGAGDREVNGKSILGVLMLAAAKGTTVTLRCTGAQADAAYEALSALVVEGFGET
- the ptsP gene encoding phosphoenolpyruvate--protein phosphotransferase — translated: MSDSDKDGARPRRSSEGSRPIANAALEQRRELSGTAASPGVGIGHAYVIDRRHFHVPRRAIAGGEADGEVARFALGIGRTHAQLEAIKNRLPHGEHRAILEAQQLMVQDPDLRQRVEALIRDENISAEWAVDRVAGEIRETLERADDEYFAERSSDIGFLAERVLLHMSDQGDGELQPPPGSVVIAHDLSPADTAELARAQVVGIVTGVGGQTSHSAIMARSLEIPAVVGVEDILAHVQSGDTVVVDAIDGRILVRPTAAELESWQHVRARYDVFEERVQREHGLPAIAKDGTHIVLRANVALEAEIASSLFHGAEGVGLYRTEFIYMDREVPPTEDEHYRHAKQVLRRVAPHPAVFRTFDLGSDKPTDLVRYGEREHNPAMGLRSLRLALRERNMFITQVRGLLRAAVHGPLRIMLPLVSGVGELRAALAAIAEARSQLESERIAHAQSVPIGIMVEMPSAALVADVLARHVDFMSIGTNDLIQYTLAIDRTNDEVSYLYRPLHPAILRLIHKVSAAGKAAGINVSLCGEMAADPRYTWVLVGLGVRELSMHPSAIPVIKNIIRGSTLSDMEALAREVLEVEDAEDAEVRVLEIMERRFPEHLQHGGGQRFVNEGRPRRAAEAQEDGG
- a CDS encoding alpha/beta hydrolase: MSGAVGARDRSRLLTVAGGQGLRLFVSDTGPADDPLPRLWLHELLLCGHEFGAVVELADERRRELVLDLPGAGESDRPPPADVRDYELSWLALVVASALDAMAVPRVELVGHGVGALVGMALAVLRPDAVVRLVAITPPFGELALAHERRLAALPGIGEVAFVRGYRAADLRRTLTSWRSGAATLDELAASVYWDRLGRDGGLAAARAMLLQLSRVPALAGAFAAVPTPTLLVGAQHDVALVPGDPTRWHEALPRAQRCELACGHAVPEQCPRELLAAIDAFAGSTAEAR
- a CDS encoding PD40 domain-containing protein, whose protein sequence is MRRGRLRSRPATALALLVLWVLLAWPGSARAGNPDLRWRTIETEHFFVHYYAGQEEAADRVAMVAEKAYGELSLGWSHDVFLKIHVTLVDDQDTANGSANVVPYPRINAFTTAPEAQSPLEAYDDWLDILITHELTHVVHLDTVHGLSRLANALLGFGVLGKITSPNVVQPRWMVEGVAVVEESRLSSQGRRRSAHFDAFMRMAVLERQFQALDQVSSVARIFPHGNSVYLYGSHFMGYIAAHYGHDKLGELSHMYARQVVPFGINRAVMKVLGVDFQTLWQEFKQDTTERFEAEARRIRHRGLRQGRRLTFSGEATRYPVWSPDDDWIYFYKADGHREEGLKRIASTGGRIRDGVGIGRQGVDLDVEHVLDIESTGESSFVGHTGDIIFEQTAAFEFRYRWSDLYRYNGGDPKDAEQLTFGLRASEPHVSADGRTVVFRRNDVAQSRLGFLDLASGDVTELPAVSKISQVFTPRFSPDGRTVAYSGWREGGYRDIYLYDRDRDETTRITADRHMDLSPTWSPDGRYVVFSSDRDAVFNLYAYEVASGELFQVSNVLGAAFEPSISNDGSKVAYVGYSTYGYDLWLMPFDRAKWLPVPPSTSWLPPADDPKTPLPGAGGRPPSASSKRYSPIKTMYPRVLALGALDVITGSQGSALGFGTTVADAAGLHALAGNFNYIADARVATGAVSYETSRLFPTLRASFSRSYSQRRSFARYLYDNGPDRAGNYQVTGYRERATRLAVGMGVPILRQARHSADASVGYAFTRVRNLDAGQTPIDPNAPATSLPQVGDFAVVSMGVSYSNEFDGRNRFAFGAERGRSASIDVSVLDRRIGGDYSDLQGEFAYRESIPMPWRGHQSLVLTLRGGASAGGIPGRGAFCVGDYNYGTDIIMSLLSRLPTTAGACRLLRGYAGPNNPQKRDTIAGRYYGIASLAYRLPIYDADRGLGTVPLFFQRVGALPFVDWGGAWSGALGLKDLLVAAGATMLFTFRLGYGETVTLGLQYAHGFDRELGTDSFRAVIAGSF